The Gemmatimonadaceae bacterium DNA segment CACGATATTGATGCCCTCGATCGTCACGCGGCCCGTCTTCAGGTGCACGCGGATGACCTTGCCATCCTTGCCCTTGTCGTCGCCACGGAGCACACGCACGGTGTCCCCCTTGGTGATCTTCGTCTCGACGCGCTCGGCGTTCCGGGCGTGACGGGTGACGTTCTTCTGACCGCGGGTCTTGCGGTGGGTGAGAATACGCATTTACAGCACCTCAGGGGCCAACGACACGATCTTCATATAGCGCTTCTCGCGCAGCTCGCGGGCCACCGGCCCGAAGATGCGCGTGGCGCGCGGCTCGCCCTTGTCATCGATGATGACCACGGCGTTCTCGTCGAACTTGATGTAGCTGCCGTCCTTGCGGCGCACTTCCTTCACCGTGCGCACGACGACGGCCTTGGCCACGTCGGACTTCTTGACGGTGCCGTTCGGCAGCGCGTCCTTCACCGCCACCACGACCTTGTCGCCAAGGCCGGCGTAGCGCTTGCGCGTGCCGCCGAGGACGCGGATCACCAGCGCCTTCTTGGCGCCGGAGTTGTCCGCGACCTTCACGACCGATTCCTGTTGGATCATTGGTCAGTTCCCCTTAGCGTGCGCGGTCGACGATCTCGAGCAACCGGAACCGCTTGTCCTTGGACAGCGGCCGGGTCTCGACGATGCGGACGGTGTCGCCGACCTTCGCCGAGTTCGCCTCGTCGTGCGCCTTCAGGCGCTTGGTCTTCGTCACCATCTTCCCGTACACGGGATGCGGCACGCGACGTTCAATCGCGACCACGATGGTCTTGTCCATCTTGTCGCTCACGACGAGGCCCTGGCGCACCTTGCGGGCGGCGCGGGTCGGCGAGGCGGTCTTCTCGGTATCAGCCATCTGTCATATCCCTGCGCGCGTTAGCGCGCAGCCTCCGTACGCTCCGCCTTCTCGCGGAGCACCGTCTGAAGCCGCGCGATGTCGCGGCGAATCGTGCGCAGCCGGAGCGGATTGCTCAGCGGCTCCGTGGCGCCCCGGAAGCGGAGCCGGAACCGCTCCTCCTCCAGCTCGGCCAGGCGAGCGCGGATCTCGTCCGTGCTCAGCTCCCGGATCTGGTCAGCCTTCATTGCCCTGCGCCTCCTCGCGCGCCACGAACTTCGTCTTCACGCCCAGCTTGGCGGCGGCGAGCCCGAGCGCCTGCTGTGCGATCTCCTTCGTCACGCCTTCGATCTCGAACAGGATGCGGCCGGGCTTGACCACGGCCACCCACAGTTCCGGCGAGCCCTTGCCCTTGCCCATTCGCGTCTCGGCCGGCTTCTTCGTCACCGGCTTGTCCGGGAAGATCCGGATCCAGACCTTGCCGCCGCGCTTGATGTGACGCGTCAGCGCCACGCGTGCGGCTTCGATCTGGCGCGCCGTCACCCAGCCCGGCTCCTGCGCCTGGAGGCCGAAGGTGCCGAACGCGACGGTCGCGCCACGACGGGCGAGACCCGTCGTGCGACCCTTGAACATCTTGCGGAACTTGACCCGCTTCGGTGCTAGCATCGGTCAGCTCTCCTCAGGCGTCCGAGGAGTACGTCGAGTTGCCTCGACGACCCTCGATGACTTCGCCCTTGAAGATCCACACCTTCACACCGATGGTGCCGAAGGTCGTCTTCGCGGTCGACGTCGCGTAATCGATGTCCGCGCGGAGGGTATGGAGGGGCACCCGCCCCTCGTGGTAGCCCTCGACGCGCGCGATCTCGGCGCCGCCGAGGCGGCCCGAGCACTTCACCTTGATGCCTTCCGCGCCCATCCGCATCGCGCTCTGCACCGCGCGCTTCATCGCGCGACGGAACGAGATGCGCTGCGCCAGCTGCGCGGCGATGTTGTCGGCGACGAGCTGCGCCTCGATCTCCGGGCGCTTGATCTCCTCGACGTTCACACCCACTTCCTTGCCGGTCAGCTGCTGGAGCTCGGTCTTGAGCTCCTCGACGGCCTGGCCCTTCTTGCCGATGACCACGCCCGGACGGCCGGTGTGGATGGTCACCACGGCCTTCCCCGGCTTGCGCTCGATCGTGATCTGGCTGATGGCCGCGCCGCCAAGGCGCGCCTTCAGGTACTTCCGCAGCAGCGCGTCTTCCTTCAACAGCGCCGGGAAGTCCTTCTTGGCAAACCACTTCGAGCGATGCGTCGTGCTCACGCCGAGGCGGAAGCCGATCGGATGCGTCTTCTGTCCCATTATCGACCTTCCTTCTCGGCCACGATGATCTCCACGTGGCTGGTTCGCTTGTGCATCGGCGTCGCCCGGCCCATCGCCGCAGGCGTCCACCGCTTGAGCTTCACACCCTCGTTCACGATCGCGTGCTTGACGTAGAGCGCGTCCACGTCGAGCGACACGTTCGCGTTGCGCGCCGCCTGCTCCGCGTTCGCGACGGCGCTGTTGAGCACCTTCGAGATCTCGTGCGAGGCGTGCTTCTTGCTGAACTTCAGCAGGGCCAGCGCGTCGTTCACGCGCAGGCCGCGGATCTGATCAATGACCAGCCGCATCTTGTAGGGCGACTGGCGCGTCGACCGCTGGATGGCCCGGGCTTCCGTCATGCTCACTTGCCTCCCTTGGCCGGGGCCGCCGCTGCCGGCGCCGCCTTCTTGTCGGTCTTGTTGTTGCCGGTGTGGCCGCGGAACAGCCGCGTCGGCGCGAACTCGCCGAGCTTGTGGCCCACCATGTTCTCGGTCACGTACACCGGGATGAACTTGTTCCCGTTGTGCACCGCGATCGTGTGCCCGACGAACTCGGGGATCACCGTGCTCGCGCGCGACCAGGTCTTCACGACCTTCTTCTCGTTCTTCGCGTTCATCGCGACGACGCGCTTGAGCAGCGCATCCTGGATGAACGGACCCTTCTTGATTGAGCGTGCCATAGTCTCGTATCCCTGTTAGCTCTGGGTGGCCTTGCCGCGCTTCCGGCCACGGACGATCAGACGCTGCGACGCCTTCTTCTTGTTGCGCGTCTTGACGCCCTCCTTCTTGCCCCAGGGGCTCACCACGTTCCGGCCGCCGCGCGTGCGGCCACCGTGCGGGTGATCGACCGGGTTCATCACTTCACCGCGGACCTTCGGACGGCGCCCCATCCAGCGGGTCTTGCCGGCCTTGCCCCAGGAAATCAGCTCGTGCTCCGCGTTGCCCACCTCGCCGATCGTGCCGAGGCAATCCCCGTGCACCATCCGCATCTCGGTGGACGCCATCCGCAGCGTCACGTAGTCGCCTTCCTTCGCGACCACCTGGAGGCTGGTCCCGGCCGAACGGGCCATCTGGCCGCCCTTGCCCGGCTTGAGCTCCACGTTGTGTACCGCGGTGCCCAGCGGCACCTCACGCAGCGGCATCGCGTTGCCCGTGCGCACGTCGGCGCCCTTGCCGCTGACGATCGTATCGCCCACGGCCAGGCCCTTCGGGTGCAGGATGTAGCGCTTCTCGCCGTCCGCGTACTCGACCAGCGCGATGCGCGCCGAGCGGTTCGGGTCGTACTCGATGTGCTGCACGGTCGCGGTCACGCCGTGCTTGTTGCGCTTGAAGTCGATGATGCGGTACTTGCGCTTGTGGCCACCGCCCAGGCGCCGCATCGAGATGTGACCGTGGTTGTCGCGGCCACCGCTCTTCTTCAGCGGTTCGGTGAGCGACTTCTCCGGCGTGCTCCGCGTGATCTCGGCGTTATCCGAGACCGAACGGAAACGCGTCGCGGCGCTCACTGGCTTGAATTGACGAATCCCCATTGGCTTAACCCTCGAAGATCTCGATCGCGTCGCCGGCCTTCAGCGTCACGATGGCCTTCTTCCAGCGGGGACGCAGGCCGGCCGACGTGCCGACGCGCCGCGGCTTCCCGCGCTGCTGCGAGGTCCAGACGCCGGTGACCGTCACACCGAACAGGCGTTCGATCGCCTGCTTGATGGCCGTCTTGTTGGCATCCGGATGGACCTCGAACGTGTATTCCCCGCGCTCCTGGTACGCCGCCGAGGACTTCTCGGTGACGAGCGGGCGCACGATGGTGCGATGCAGTGTCGGCATCGGTTACTTCCCCTTCTTCTTGGGGGCCGCCTTCTTGGCCGCCGCCTTCTTGGCGGCAGGCTTGGCAGCGGCCTTCTTCGCGGGCGCCTTCTTGGCGGCCGCCTTCGGTGCGGCCTTCTTGGCCGCGGCCTTCTTCTTGGCAGGCGCCTTCGCCTCGGCCTTGGCCGCCTTGGCCTCCGCCTTCGCCGGCGACGCCTTCTTCTTCGCCACCTTCACCTTCTCCACCGCCTTCTCCGCCACCGGCGCCAGCTCGTGGCCAATCGCGCCTGCCTCGACCAGCACCACATCCGACCAGAGGATGTCGTAGGTGGAGGCGTCGCTGTACGGCAGCACGACGACGTTGGGGATGTTGCGGCCGGAGAGGTAGACGTTCGGCTTCACGCCGTCGGTCAGGATCAGCGCCTTCTTGTGCGTGACCTCGAGACGGGCCAGCAGCTGGACCAGCTGCGCCGTCTTCGGGGCCTCGTACGAGAAGCGGTCGATCACCAGCACGCTGTTCTCACGCGCGCGGGCGTTGAGCGCGGACTTGCGGGCCAGCGCCTTGATCTGGCGCGGGACCTTCTGCTCGTAGCCACGCGGCTGCGGGCCGAAGACGGTACCGCCGCCGACCCAGTTCGGGGCGCGGGTCGAGCCCTGACGGGCGCGGCCGGTGCCCTTCTGCTTCCACGGCTTCTGGTTGCCGCCGACGACCCAGCGACGGGTCTTGGTGGCGTGCGTGCCCTGGCGCTGGTTGGCGAGCTGCGCCTTCACCGCCTGGTGCATCACCGGCATATTCACGGTGCCATCAAACGTCGCCTCGGGCAGGGCCACCGCATCGCGCGGGGTGCCCATCGCCGTGAAGGCCGACGCCGTGTAGTTCGTGGTCTCGGACATCGGTTATCCCTGCTTGCGGACGAGCACGATCCCGTTGGTCGGGCCGGCCACGCTACCGCGGATGTAGATCAGGTTGCGCTCCGCATCGACCTTCTCGACGCGCAGGTTGATCTGGGTGTGACGCTCGGCGCCGTAGTGGCCCGGCATCTTCTTGCCCTTGATGACGCGCGACGGGTCGGTGCCCGGTCCGATGGAACCCGGACGGCGATGCTTCGTGTTGCCGTGCGTGTTCGGACCGCCGCCGAAGCCGTGGCGCTTCACCACGCCCTGGAAGCCCCGCCCCTTCGTGGTCCCGGTCACCTTCACCATCTCACCCGGGGTGAAGATGTCGACCTTGATCACGTCGCCGACGTTGTACGTCGGCACCTCGGGGTTCTTCCCGGGCGCATCGTCGAGCCGGAAGGACCGCAGGACGGCCGGCGGCGCCTCGAGGCCCGCCTTCTTCGCGTGCCCGATCTCCGCCTTGTTCGCGCGACGGCCCTTCGGCGTGCGCTCGCCCTTCTTCGACTCGCGGGCCAGGCGCTGCGCGCCATAGCCGAGCTCCACGGACGCGAAGCCCGCCGCCTCCGGCGTGACGACCTTCGTCACCGGATTCGGGGTGGCCTCCACCACCGTGCAGGGGATCTGCTCCCCCTTTTCGTCGAAGATCTGGGTCATCCCCAGCTTCTTGCCAATGATGCCAATCATTACTTGCTCACTCGTTCAGTTAGTCGCGGCGTGGCCGAGCCACTTGCTTGGTCCACTTATGCCGGAGGACTCTGACTTGAGACTTGAGACGGGAGACTTGAGAGCGGCGCTCTCACGTCCCAAGTCTCACGTCTCAAGTCTTCTACTCAACCTTGATCTCGACATCAACGCCGGCGGGAAGGTCGAGTTTCGTCAACGCGTCCACCGTCACTGCCTTCGAATCCAGGATGTCGATTACCCGCTTGTGCGTCTTCAGCTCGAACTGCTCCCGCGACTTCTTGTCGACGTGCGGCGAACGGAGGACCGTCCAGCGCTGCGTCTTCGTGGGGAGCGGGATCGGGCCGGAGACCTGGGCCCCCGTCTTCTCCGCGGTCCGCACGATGTCCGCCGAGGCCTGGTCGATCACGGCGTGATCGAATGCCTTGAGTCGGATGCGAATACGTCCAGCCATTGATTCTCCACTGGGTCCGTGGGGGGCGGCGTCTACCGCCCCCACGGTCCCGATTGTTGTTAGGCGAGGATCTTGGTCACGACACCCGCGCCGACCGTGCGACCACCCTCACGGATGGCGAAGCGCAGCTGCTCCTCCATCGCGATCGGGATGATGAGCTCGATCGTCATCTGGATGTTGTCGCCCGGCATCACCATCTCGGTGCCGGCCGGCAACTCGATCGCGCCCGTCACGTCGGTCGTGCGGAAGTAGAACTGCGGGCGGTAGCCCTTGAAGAACGGCGTGTGGCGGCCGCCCTCTTCCTTCGTGAGGACGTAGACCTCGGCCGTGAACTTCGTGTGGGGCTTGATCGACCCCGGCTTGGCCAGCACCATCCCGCGCTCGATGTCCTTCTTGTCGATGCCGCGGAGCAGGAGGCCGACGTTGTCACCGGCGAAGCCCTCGTCGAGGAGCTTGCGGAACATCTCGACGCCCGTGACGACGGTCTTCTTGTCGGAGTTGTAGCCCACGAACTCGAGCTCCTCGCCGACCTTGCACTTGCCGCGCTCGATGCGGCCCGTGGCGACCGTGCCGCGGCCGGTGATCGAGAACACGTCCTCGACCGGCAGCAGGAACGGCTTGTCGACTTCGCGCGTCGGCTCGGGGATGTACGTGTCGAGGGCGTTGTAGAGCTCCTCGATCGTCGCCACCCACTTCGGGTCGCCGGCGATGGCGTTGGACGCCGAGCCGCGGATGACCGGGGCGTTGTCGCCGTCGTAGTTGTACTTCGAGAGCAGCTCGCGGACCTCGAGCTCGACGAGGTCGAGGAGCTCGGCGTCCTCGACGAGGTCGCACTTGTTGAGGAACACGACGATCTTCGGCACGTTCACCTGGCGGGCCAGGAGGATGTGCTCGCGGGTCTGCGGCATCGGGCCGTCCACGGCCGACACCACGAGGATCGCGCCGTCCATCTGCGCGGCACCCGTGATCATGTTCTTCACGTAGTCGGCGTGGCCCGGGCAGTCGACGTGCGCGTAGTGACGCGCGGTCGTCTCGTACTCCACGTGCGACGTGGCGATGGTGAGGATCTTCGTGGCATCACGACGCCCCTGCGACTCGGACGCCTTGGCGACCTCGTCGTAGGCGACGTACTTGGTGTTGCCGAACTTGTCCGCCGAGATCTTGGTCAGGGCGGCCGTGGTGGTCGTCTTGCCGTGGTCGACGTGACCGATGGTCCCGACGTTCACGTGCGGCTTCGTCCGCTCAAACTTTGCCTTGGCCATTGTTGCGTCCTGAAGTGGTGGTAGTGAGTTACAACGAATGCGAGTGCGATGCCTTTCCGTCTTCCATCTTCCGTCTTGCTACTTACTTCACCTTCGCGATGATCTCGTCGGCCTTCGCCTTCGGGACCTCTTCATAGTGCGAGAACTCCATCGAGTACACCGCACGGCCCTGCGTCATTGAGCGGAGCTTGGTGCTGTACCCGAACATCTCGCTGAGCGGCACCGTCGCGCCGATCACCTGGGCCTCGCCGCGCTGCGTCATCCCGCCGATCTTGCCGCGCCGGGCCGAGATGTCGCCGAGCACGTCGCCGAAGAACTGGTCGGGGCTGACCACCTCGACCTTCATCATCGGCTCGAGGATGATCGGGTTCGCGCCGCGGGCGGCCTCCTTGATGGCCATCGAGCCCGCGATCTTGAACGCCATTTCCGAAGAGTCGACGTCGTGGTACGAGCCGAACACCAGCTCGACCTTCACGTCCACCATCGGATAGCCGGCGAGGATGCCGTTCTCGAGGGCTTCCTTGATGCCCATCTCGACCGGCTTGATGAACTCGCGCGGGATCACGCCGCCGACGATCTTGTCCTCGAAGACGTAGCCCTGGCCCGGCTCGGCCGGCATCGCATTGATGACGACGTGGCCGTACTGGCCCTTGCCGCCCGACTGGCGGACGAACTTGCCCTCGACCTTGTCGACGCGCTTCTTGATCGTCTCACGGTAGGCCACCTGCGGACGGCCCACGTTCGCCTCGACCTTGAACTCGCGCAGCATACGGTCGACGATGATCTCGAGGTGGAGCTCGCCCATCCCGGAGATGATCGTCTGGCCCGTCTCGGCGTCCGTGTGGACGCGGAAGGTCGGGTCTTCCTCCGCCAGCTTGTTGAGCGCGATGCCCATCTTGTCCTGGTCGGCCTTGGTCTTCGGCTCCACCGCGACGTCGATGACGGGCGTCGGGAACTTCATCGCCTCGAGGATGATCGGCTTGTCTTCGTCCGACAGCGTGTCGCCCGTGCGTGTGTCCTTGAGGCCAATGGCGGCGGCGATGTCGCCGGCGCGCACTTCCTCGATCTCCTCGCGCTTGTTGGCGTGCATCTGCAACAGGCGGCCGATACGCTCACGCTTGTCCTTGGTGCTGTTATAGACGTGGGCGCCGGCCTTGAGCACGCCGGAGTACACGCGGAAGAAGGTCAGGCGGCCGACGAAGGGATCGGTCGCGACCTTGAACGCCAGGGCCGAGAACGGCGCGTCGTCGGACACCTCGCGGGTCTCGATCGTGTCATCGTGCTGCGGCGCGTGGCCCTCGATGGCGGGCACGTCGACGGGCGACGGCAGGAAGTCGATGACGGCGTCGAGCAGCGCCTGGACGCCCTTGTTCTTGAACGAGGCGCCGCAGAGAATCGGCACGAACTTCATCTCGCAGGTCGCGACGCGGATGGCGTGGCGGATCTCCTCGACCGTCAGCTCCTCGCCGCCGAGGTACTTCTCCATCAGCGTCTCGTCGTGCTCGACGACCATATCGATGAGCGCGGCGCGGGCAGCCTCGACCTTGTCCGTGAACTCGGCCGGGACGTCGACGACGGCGAAGGTCTTCCCCATCGTCTCGTTGTCGAAGATGTACTGCTTGCGCTCGATGATGTCGATGTGGCCCGTGAAGAGCTCACCGGAGCCGACCGGCAACTGGATCGGCAGGGCGGCCTTCGTGAGGCGGTCCTGGATCATCTCGACGCAGCGCTCGAAGTTGGCGCCGACGCGGTCCATCTTGTTGGAGAAAATCATCCGCGGGACCTTGTAGCGGTCCGCCTGGCGCCACACCGTCTCCGTCTGCGGCTCGACGCCGGCGACGGAGTCCAGCAGGGTCACGGCGCCGTCGAGCACGCGGAGCGAGCGCTCCACTTCGACGGTGAAGTCCACGTGTCCCGGGGTGTCGATGATGTTGATGCGGTACTCCGGTCCCTCGCCCTTCTTGTCCGACTGGCCGTGGCGCATCCAGAAGCAGGTCGTCGCGGCCGACGTGATGGTGATGCCGCGCTCCTGTTCCTGCTCCATCCAGTCCATCGTGGCCGCACCATCGTGCACCTCGCCGATCTTGTGCGACTTCCCCGTGTAATAGAGGACGCGCTCAGTCGTCGTGGTCTTCCCGGCATCGATGTGGGCCATGATGCCGATGTTGCGATAGTACTTCAGGTCGGTCGTGCGAGGCATCGAATCAGTAAGGCTTAGAGATGACGTATGGGGAACAAAAACGCGGCTGGACCAGGCGTTCCCCCCTGTGAAGCATCCGGGGAACCGGTATCCATCCGCACTCGCCGGGTACAGTCGCCACTCGAGCGCGACTGGGGACCCACGGCGCACCAGGGGCAAACAGCGACTATCCCCTGACGTTGAATTGTCCTGCGTGCTTCTCGGGAATCGCGGCGCCGCGAGCGAACTCGTGGCGGGATCGATCGGGCTGTCCACTCCCCCCGCGCGTCACTCCTGCCGACGTTGGCGGGCCCATAGGTCCGGAACGCAGTGCTCCGGGGTGTTCAGTGGTGCCGAACACCGACTACGACGCGACGCACACGAGGTGCGAATCGCCGTAGCCCGAGAAAAGTATCCCGTTCCGACGCGAAGTCAAGCCGAGACAAGCACTTGCGGTGCTGAGGTGGTCGCCCCGTGTACCGGCCAAGACACCGCACGATCGGGCGGCGCTAGCCGCAGTATCTCCGTCCCGATGCGCGATGACGGCTAAGTTATTGCCACACAATGCTTTATCGTCTAGTTCGTCGCCGCTCGATTGTCCCTACTGCGCGCACTCCTTATCGTTTCGCCAGATTCTCAGCACCGCACTTCTCTCCCATTCCGCCGGAGCGTTCAATGCAACCGCCCGCACTCGCCAGATTCGGCAGCCTCGCCGCGGCCCTCACGATGCTCGTGGTGGCGTCCCCGTCGGTCGGCGCCCAGCAGGGCTTTATGGCCGTGATGCACCGCAACATCACGGACGTTGAGCGGAAGGTCGTGGCGCTCGCCAACGCGATTCCCGAATCCGCCTACGCCTGGCGGCCCGCCGAGGGCGTGCGCTCGATCGGCGAGGTGCTGCAGCACATCGCCGCCGACAACTACATCCTGCCTGTGTATATGGGAACGCCGGCGCCGGCGGCCACCGGCATCACCGCCGATTACGGTACCGCCGTCGCATACGAGACACGTCGCGGGCTGACGAAGGCGCAGATTGTCGCCGACCTCGAGGCGTCGTTCGCGCACCTGCACCGCGCGATCAACACCAACACCGACGCCAACATCACGCAGAACATCGGCTGGTTCGGCAACCAAGCATCGCGCCTGCAGGCGATGACGGGGACGGTGGGACACCTGCACGAACACTTGGGCCAGCTGATCGCGTATGCGCGGTCGAATGGCGTGAAGCCGCCGTGGAGTAACTGAGTTCCAGATGGTGGACGGATGACGGAGGACGGATGCAAACAGAGGCGGGGCGGACCGTGGTATCGGTCCGCCCCGCTTCCGTCATCCGTCTTCCGTCGCATTACCGGCGACAATGCGCGAACGCCTTGTTCGCTTCCGCCATCCGGTGCGTGGCTTCCTTCTTCTTGACGGCGTTGCCTTCGCCCTTCGCGGCGGCGAGCACCGGCTAGCGTGTCCAGATAACCAGAGATCCACAGCCGTCGAAATCATTGAAGCGTGGCGGCGCGAACGACGCAGCATAGATCTCGATGCGCTTCGCACGCTCTAGCAGCCTCAGCAGTTCTTGTCGCTCGGTTGCGTCAATCATCTGGCCCAAGTCCGCACCATCCTCGAAGACTCGGGGGTCGCAGATGCCCATAGAACCCCGAATCTTGACCGCAGTACCGGACGCAACCACGAGGGGCACCAAGCTACCAAGGGCCTGCGGCGTGACCCGCGGAAGACGCCGCAGCATCGAATCCGTGACGAATCGACCCATTCCCGTCTTCCTCCGTTCCTCGAACTCTTCCTGCCACCGAGTCAGCGGCCGCTCCACGATTCGGATGGTGTCGAGCGCCGTGACCGGCTCAAGCGGGATCTCCCACGTCTCCTCCTCGAGTTTGTCTGGGATAGCGACGCGGAACGGCTGGTAGCCGAGCGCGCGGACCTCCACGTCAGCGGAGGCAGATGGGGCGACAATCAGGAATCGGCCCAATGAGTCGGTGAGGGCGCTCGCGATGCCACCCAGCGAAACTTCCGCTGCCTCTAGGGCGACGGAGGTGCGGGCGTTCACGACTCGGCCGGCGACCTCACGCCGCTCCGTCGGCGCAGCCGCGACCAGCCGAATCCAGTTCGCTCCGGCTCCAATCGTGACCCTCCGTTCGCCAACCTCGGCATCAGGTCCTAACGCCACCACTCCGACATACTCGCCGACGGGAACGCCGCAGAGCGCAAAGAATCCATTCGCGTTCGACGTGTCCGCAGTCGCAAGCACGGTTCGTGCCAGAACCGCGCGATCCAGCCGCAACTCCTGCCAAGTCGCCGTCACCTCAAGCCCAGGGCTCGGTGCACCGATACGATTCCGAATGAGCCCCATCAGCACGCTACGCTCGTCGCTGTCAGCGCTGCGGCCGCAGTGCTGGACGTGCAGGGCAGCGAGTGTCGGCGTGGAGAGGGTAACGGGCGTGCCGTCCCAACTGGACGGAACTTCACGTACGAGCGCCTCAAGGCCCAGCGTATCGAGCCCTGCGTACCAGGCCGTCAGGACGAACCCGCCTGAGGTCCGAGGTCTCGATCCGAGATCAAACCTCCCGTCGGCGTCCGTGACGACGATTCGCGCCTCACCGCGAATCATCACCTGCGCTCCAACGACGGGCCGTGGCTCCAGCGTGGAGTCTATGACAAAGCCCGTAACGTTGTGCTGCGCCTGCGCCGCCGGCACGAGCGCCACAAGAGGAAGGCAGAGTAGGCTGAGCCAAACTCCGCCGCGCCAGTGAGGCGGCCGCCCCTGAGCGGACCGACCGAGCCACCAGCTAGCGGTCGAAAATGGAGCGGAGCCGGTCCTCATCAGGCGGCAAGGCAAGCAGCTTTCCATCCAAGAATACCGATGGCGTGCCAAGTACCGACACCTCCTGTGCGATGCGCTTGCTTTGCCAAATCCGCTCGAAGTGGCCGGAATCGGAGCGAGCAAGGCACTCCAGTGGGCCACTTGCGTTCGAAACCTGCGCACGACGCAGCAGCTCGCCGGGTGAAAACACTTGCAAGGAATCTTGAACGGCGAACAAGACATCCGCCAGTCTCAATGCGACCGATTCGGAGCGCACTGCACACTCGAACAACTTCGCAGCGGGAAGTGCTGCCGCGTGATAGTCGAGTGGCAAGTGTGCGTATCGCACGTCAGTCGCACTAAGTCGGTCGCCGAAGACGTGTACGAGTCGCGCGTGAAAGGTCTTGCACGCGGGACACTGGAAGTCAGTGAGAACGACCAGCGTTGGTCCGGTGGTCACCGGACCCAGAGGAGTACTCGATCGGAGCAACCCGTCCCATTCGGCACGAGAAATTTGGCGATCGCGTGGCGCGGGACCGCCTGGGCCGGACCGTGAGAAGAACTCCCTTCTGACGGTCGCCGCGGCGACTGCGAGCGCCGCGGCGACCATGAGATAGGTCAGAATTCGTTCGAGTCTCGTCACACTTCGGGCGGGTAGCAGACAAGCATTGGTCCACCCTGACCACTGGGGTCGCCCATGCAGAACGGGCTCCAAGTGCAGTAAGGATTGACGCTGCCGCCACACACCCCCGAGCAGGAATTTTCGGCGGCTGCTCCGACAGGGCATCCCAAGTCGTACTGGCAGGAGCCACACCCGGGA contains these protein-coding regions:
- the fusA gene encoding elongation factor G, with protein sequence MPRTTDLKYYRNIGIMAHIDAGKTTTTERVLYYTGKSHKIGEVHDGAATMDWMEQEQERGITITSAATTCFWMRHGQSDKKGEGPEYRINIIDTPGHVDFTVEVERSLRVLDGAVTLLDSVAGVEPQTETVWRQADRYKVPRMIFSNKMDRVGANFERCVEMIQDRLTKAALPIQLPVGSGELFTGHIDIIERKQYIFDNETMGKTFAVVDVPAEFTDKVEAARAALIDMVVEHDETLMEKYLGGEELTVEEIRHAIRVATCEMKFVPILCGASFKNKGVQALLDAVIDFLPSPVDVPAIEGHAPQHDDTIETREVSDDAPFSALAFKVATDPFVGRLTFFRVYSGVLKAGAHVYNSTKDKRERIGRLLQMHANKREEIEEVRAGDIAAAIGLKDTRTGDTLSDEDKPIILEAMKFPTPVIDVAVEPKTKADQDKMGIALNKLAEEDPTFRVHTDAETGQTIISGMGELHLEIIVDRMLREFKVEANVGRPQVAYRETIKKRVDKVEGKFVRQSGGKGQYGHVVINAMPAEPGQGYVFEDKIVGGVIPREFIKPVEMGIKEALENGILAGYPMVDVKVELVFGSYHDVDSSEMAFKIAGSMAIKEAARGANPIILEPMMKVEVVSPDQFFGDVLGDISARRGKIGGMTQRGEAQVIGATVPLSEMFGYSTKLRSMTQGRAVYSMEFSHYEEVPKAKADEIIAKVK
- the tuf gene encoding elongation factor Tu, whose translation is MAKAKFERTKPHVNVGTIGHVDHGKTTTTAALTKISADKFGNTKYVAYDEVAKASESQGRRDATKILTIATSHVEYETTARHYAHVDCPGHADYVKNMITGAAQMDGAILVVSAVDGPMPQTREHILLARQVNVPKIVVFLNKCDLVEDAELLDLVELEVRELLSKYNYDGDNAPVIRGSASNAIAGDPKWVATIEELYNALDTYIPEPTREVDKPFLLPVEDVFSITGRGTVATGRIERGKCKVGEELEFVGYNSDKKTVVTGVEMFRKLLDEGFAGDNVGLLLRGIDKKDIERGMVLAKPGSIKPHTKFTAEVYVLTKEEGGRHTPFFKGYRPQFYFRTTDVTGAIELPAGTEMVMPGDNIQMTIELIIPIAMEEQLRFAIREGGRTVGAGVVTKILA
- a CDS encoding thioredoxin domain-containing protein is translated as MTTGPTLVVLTDFQCPACKTFHARLVHVFGDRLSATDVRYAHLPLDYHAAALPAAKLFECAVRSESVALRLADVLFAVQDSLQVFSPGELLRRAQVSNASGPLECLARSDSGHFERIWQSKRIAQEVSVLGTPSVFLDGKLLALPPDEDRLRSIFDR
- a CDS encoding DinB family protein, which translates into the protein MQPPALARFGSLAAALTMLVVASPSVGAQQGFMAVMHRNITDVERKVVALANAIPESAYAWRPAEGVRSIGEVLQHIAADNYILPVYMGTPAPAATGITADYGTAVAYETRRGLTKAQIVADLEASFAHLHRAINTNTDANITQNIGWFGNQASRLQAMTGTVGHLHEHLGQLIAYARSNGVKPPWSN